The following nucleotide sequence is from Mangifera indica cultivar Alphonso chromosome 17, CATAS_Mindica_2.1, whole genome shotgun sequence.
ACCTAAAGAAATTAAggcaaaaaagaaagaacaacTTGGGAAAAAATAAGCCCAAGAGACAAGAGAAGACCTTCAATTTAAGAACATCTTCATTCCCTTCacaagatttttgaaatcaaaaatattaatgaGGATAATCTCTACATTGATTAATGTGACTCCATAATATTTGTTAAAGACAATAACAAGAAGGTTACTGATCAACTTAAGACTGTTATTATGGAATGACTACATTGttggaaacaaaattttcaacctCGAATGAAGGTTAAATTCAAACCTTGTTAtaatcctttatatatatttggatgGTGCATTACATGATGATAACTCGAGAGCGAGTCTTTTTTTTTAGTTGGGGAGAATGATGGGAGACCAAGACATTCAACTCATGGAGggaaaacaaagttaaaatttgGAAGGAAAATATGCTAAAGGAAGATCCACGATAAGAGAGGGATTGAGTGGAAAAGGCGAATGAAGAGAAGAATGACATTAATGATATCAAAAACTCATGACAATAGGGTGATAGAGTGAAAAGCCTAAAAAACGTGGAAGAAACCAACCAAAGTGAAGATGATAATGTGGTACATGATGTGGCAGCCAATGATAAAATGACATATGATTGACAACTTATTTGGTGATATGACATGATGATATAAAGCCATATAGAAAGCCTTATGCATGTGGGAAAAGGATTCCTAGTTAAAATGGAGATACCATTTAAAATAACTAGGAtgaaatgatgataaaaatgaCAATGCATGTATGGTGAAAGGAAAATCAATAGTATTCAAAcgaaataaaagaaagattagAGTTTTACCTACTTTAAGTTAATCCTTTTGAGGTAAATGATGGAGTGAAACAATACAAGAGTTGTACcaactaagtttaaaattgGCCTTAGCCAAATATGAGAGAAAGGTTTTTAGTTAAAATGATTGTTGAATGTAAAAATGCACTAACTTTAGCTTTATATAATGGtgaactaatttaaaaattcataattttacatGACACCTTGTAAATGTCTCAATTTTCATAATAGTCATGCATGtatatccaatatatatattagtcaccctaatttaatcttatagatactttaacctttaaaaagtcattttcacatctatataacatttttatgtaatattatctttattatCCTTGTTAGTTCTAGTCATCCCTAGATAGAGCTAGCAATTTTTAACACGATTTGTTATCTTGATAGaacataacacaaaaaaaaaaaaaatctagttaTGGTTAAGTTTTGTTGATACgaaatttattttaggtcaacctgatataactcaaaattaaatcagatagtGTTACGGTTCACATGAAAATAACTCGATACAATCCAAATCTATTCGAATGTTTTGGAGAAGTgttactttaatataatttattaggtATACATTATCAAAATGTTAAAATACAATATCAATCATTGttgaaatatttacatattgcataaatttttatatttatataattataattaattatattatttttaatttttatttaaatattttattttattattaagtagtaagaatacGATTTAATTGATCAGATTATTAATATACTTCAAAAGTcttagtatgtaatttttagacaatttgtaaataaacaaatattatatattttattaatagtaagtTGAAATAATTTAGTGCAGAAGTTAAAACAGTAAAAACACTTTAGAAAGTGAAAACAATATatcattttgaaataatttgagtCAGATCGGGTTAACTCGAATATTTAACAATTAGGTTatggttaaaaattttgatatgattctaattcgattcaatttaaagttaaagatcTTTGACACAAAATTCAAACTGACACAATATGAATATGACCTTATGACATGAACTGCTAGgtccaaataattaattatctctcTTTGAAATACTTGGTTTATCGATATGACCGTCTAGGTTCACCTAGCATAGCCATGAGTCATTTTTGGATGAACCTAAAAAACACATCCAAAGACTCAACAACTATAGTAAACATTTAGTAATATGTTATAGTTCTTAAACCACGATGAAAACATGTTCCATCAAACctatattttgattattcattGCATATAAGTAAGATTCGTCCGTTGTCAAATCCTAATCGAGTATGGGTTCATTATATATCAAAACTGTAGtcttaatttttacaaaatcatCAATTGATATATTCAGAACATGTCATCCCAAACATCTTTAGTATAACTTACGTTAGACACTGGCAAAAGATTttgtttccaatatttattgACGTTTGTTAGGAACTCAGAACCAGATGTTTGTCAAGTCAACAGATACTCTAAATCTAATAAATCCCCTTTTGATAATCATTCGTCTCTGTATACGAATAATGTATGACTAACTTGGCTTTATTGTATGAAACACTACTAGCTCTATATTTATGCATCGTATGAACCATACACATTTGTATTGGATCCGCCCCTCATATCTCTGGTCAAAGGATTACTCCATACACTAGTATAATCACATGATAAGTTATTAACTACAATGCAATGGACATCTAATGTATCGTAATTGATCATGTTCGAAAAACAGTTCACTAACTATCAATccataataatgttttaatgaCATGATTGTCATTGTCACTTGCACTAATGAACTATTCTTGATCGTTATTTTCTCTTGAAGACCCACTTATAGACTATATGAACTATTCCTTCTTATGGATCAACAAGTGTCCAAACTTGATTAAAATGCTTTTTTGACAAAGAATGGTTGGCCCTCCCTTTCACcccctataaaaaaaaaaaaaaactcgcGACCTATCCTCAATGGTCTTAAGCACATCATCCGAATTCTTGAACTTTAGGAAGAACATACCTTGACCATTAGAAGATATATCCATAAGACACAGGTTTGCCTACAATTTCTCCACAAAATGCTTGGCCACGAGGAAAGAAGGAGGTTTCTCTAAACAAAACCCAACAACACAATTTTGTCATCTTTTGGCTCTTGAGATGACCATATCTTTAAAAGGAGCAACACACACACGACTAGAAGAGAAGCAAGCTTAAGAGGGGGATTCTAACAGGCAGCCAAGGCGTTGATGCATAAACAACTTTGCTCAAGGCCTACCACACTAGAGGTAGGAGACTCTAAAGAGCTAAAAGGACCATCCATAAGAGAACTAGAAGTAAATAATGGTGATTGGCATTGACTCTCTCCAAAACACCACCTAAAGCCAATAGAAGAATACGCCTGAgctatcagaaaaaaaaaaaaaaaggaaaacaccCACGAGAGCTAACTAGAAAAGCATAGCAAACGAAGGAACATGCATAAACAAGAATCATGTTGCATAAGTAGTAGAATAGAACCCGCACAAGACACCACTACAACCTAAAGAATGGATCCAAAGCAATAAGGTCCAACAAACTTTAGAGCCTAGCCACAGAACAACCCAAAGAAGCACCATAACCTAGCTAGTTGGAAAACCACCAAAAGAAAAAGGCCTAGAAATAGGAAACCCAAAGAAACACCACAACCCAAACACGCACTAGCAAAGGAAAAATAGTAAAGCCCAAACCAGAGGCCTAACACCTACAATAAGAACACCCAACCAAACCTAAGGAGCCCAAGCAGAAAACCAACCAAAAATCTAGACAACCAAACCTGCCTCAAGCTAACCAATAGCAAGATGCCAACACAGAGAGCTCAAACCATAGCCACCCTGCCAACTAGCACAAGACCTAACAATCGGCAACCCACCCACTAGATAAGGACAAACGCCACCACCAAAGAACACACTAGAAAAAAGGCCTAAACACAATCGCAAGAATGTTGACACTCAACAACTCTACTAGCTAAGACAACAACCAACCATAGACTAGAAACCGACCACTAGAGCGAGCAACATGCAACATCTAGAAACAAAGTGCGAAGAGTGCCAACGCACTTCTCCCacttatattttgatatatatattatattatattatattttaattatatatatatatatatataacatgatTGTGAACTTCTGTCTTACTTAGgttctaatatataatatattatattataatttataaatattatacataatataatataatataatacacacatatataatatagtatttatattGAAACATGAGCGCAAGAAGTGTGTTCACACTCTCTTCGTGTAAAattttgtgtctattttaattaatatcttagaTCGGAACAAAAAGTAGTGCGAGAAATGCAGAAAAGTGCGAAGAGTATGAGAAGTGTAAAGAATACAAAAAGTGCGAACGCATTTCTCACActtatgttttaatataaatattatatatattataatatattatatataataatatatatatatatatatattagaatataatatttatatttttcattaaaaaatgtaaatataaatatattaaaatatataaacatattttaatatatttatattaaaatctaaGTGCAAGAAATGTGTTCCCAATTTTTCGCATTTATCACACTGCTTTTCATTTTGATCTaaacatatcaataatcaaaccaaaaatcaaTCTATCTTAACAAgtttatgaatattttgatttataagttatcaaacttACAATAAATGTGATGATGCTGAAATATGCTATTGATGAAAACGCTtgtgaagaaaaaatatgattgaagaaaaataattattaaagagggttattattggaataaatattgagattgcttaaaaaaaataaattcaataaaagtttACCTAAAATAGTTTAAGCacaaaattttatacttattttaattaatatctcatgcTATGCTTAATAATCTTTCAAAGGCAtcttaataaaacaatattttaataattctttaaaaCTATCAATCAAATACAACAATTACTTTTACAcatcaaatattatcaataataatttatatgtatgcGTAATGATCTTTAGGTCACTTATTTTTATggatatcttttatttttagtaataaaaattatctaaaccaaCTATACTACCTATTCGACATATCATCTACCCTAACTTTTAAGTTGATCTTTTgtttaatatcatttaattatattaaaataaatcagtttatatagataaatttgtgtaaaaaaattatgcatataatattatttaaaataaatcaatccaTCACAGCCATAAAAGAATAGAGCCTTCCCGATCAAACTTAATATCTATTGGCATCAATTCTTATAGCACAAAAGATACATATGCAAGTGAGATTTCATTCTGCCGCTAAAGGTCAGAAATAAGCATTTAAATGATCAAGTAACACTGCTTATGAACAACAAAAAAACATGGGCAACGCCCATAGAAGGTCAGAAAAGGTCTTGAGATCAAATTCATGTTGCTAAGATATACCACATATGGTCCAAAAACTTGGTACTCATGAATGATATGGCAAAAAAACTAATTCAACAACataaaaaacagaactgaaaatTCTGATTTTAATATCATCTTCAATCTCACACCTAAACACTGTAATTGAGACTTAAAATACAACCCACACTGGTTCATTATACAAAAAATCTTTACTTGGAAAGAATTTCTTGAATTTTAAGAATGGAATCCTTCCACTTCTTTGCAGACCACCTCACATCACAGGTAACCATATTTGCAATTTGACTTCAAAAGTTCTGCAACCAAAAAACTcataagaaaaagataaaaaaggacACTCAAATTGATTACACCAGCAGCATTTCAATTCTGGTAATAAGTACTGGAAACTCTGTAAAATACAGGCTACCTAAACACAGGaacttcaaaagaaaattatagcAGATACAAGAGttgagaaaaaacaaataaaagtagTTATTAAACTAACTAAGATGTATTGCCAGCAAAATAACAATTGAAATGATGAAATGAGCCACACTTCTCCCAGTTACAAAGAATCTCATAATTGTTGGCACTCTATAGTGACAAGGAAAAGAGAAGAAGCTCCTAGTCATCGATCACTCAATAGttcaaaggaaaaagaaatccATCATTGGACAAAAGAGGCAGAGGAGAGACCAACTCCATGATTGTAAATTCTTCACCCTAAACCTGATTGGAGTATAGTTTAATTCCAgcttaattatttaaaaataaaaatagaagcaACAGCAGCATTTTCCAATAAGCCGAATGCCAACCATGCCTTGCCAacttaacatataattattggCACAACAAAGTTTAATATAGAATCGTGTTTTACCACACTAAACAAGTCTAACCATAGTTTAAGAGTTCcctctaatttaaaaaattacagctCAAATGTCACGGTAAAGCCTATGACACTTTAAATCCACAGGACAATGTGACAAATCCTATTTAACTTTTCACAGTCAGAATATTACTAGCTCTTCATTGACTGTCATAAAATCTTTATCACTTCAGCAGCAAGTTGGTTGATATTCTTTCTAGATCAATCTTAAAAACGCATGTTAACATAGGAAAAATCCCAGCCTACTGTAGGGAGATTAGTAACCATgctttattttactttttaaagtgGAATCGGTAGATACTAAATACAGGTATGAACTATGAAGTGAACATAGACAATATTATCCATGCCTACAGTAATCTTACCTTGTGAAGAATCACCCAGATACCAATTTTACAACAATACAGATTGCATTGAGGAGTATGAGAGGAACTCTCATATATTGAGTTGCATAAATGAGACCTATGATCTGTCCCTTTAATGACTTTGTCCGCCCTGCAGAAAATTCTGAGAAACTCCATCCTTTGGGTGCAAGGAAACGGTCTTCATTTATTATCGCTAATGCATTTGCAAGAAGCAGAAAACCCTCGAGCAGCGTCCACAAACCCATTTTCTgtagattaatattttactaaattaacaaaatcttcaattgattttattagcAAGTCCATACTCTAGCTATTAGCAAAACATGAGCAACTTGGAACAATAAATCAATGCCCATACAATGCTAtcatattaaatacaaatagaGTTGCagcaataaattaaaattaaaaaaaaaagaatatgttCCAATCCGAAATACAACTATTTAAAAAGCGCTCATGGGATACTGTAGTATGAAGCAATGTGAAAAATATGACAACCAACTGAAGTCACTAAATGCCACTGGGTGTTAGACCTACTCTTTACTACTAAAGCCCAGCAATGGCAGCCAGTAACAATCCAATGTTTGCAAGAACACTTAAAAGTGAGATCAAACTACTTGTTCTTTAACCAGAGATTTTGTTGTTGAAAAAGGCATAATGTACTTGAGCATCCATATGCATAAGTTACCCACAAAAACAAACCACATTATGCATCATAGATGGGGAGCCTTGGGGTAAATGTTGAGGTAAACAAGTAGATGAATCAGAAGAGGAGTGTCGGATGCAACTTATGGATACCAGAGTCTACCTATGCTCATAGATTGACTATCCAATGTACCAGTAAAACATGTAGATTAATGACAATAGCACTGATAGGCATTCAGCagtgaaaaattttttaatgccTCTAATTCAATTCCTACCCATAACTATCACTACACGATGTTTGTTGTTAACTGACATGGTCTTGATGATACtgctaaaatataaataaaataagccAACTAAAACCATAAACTGAGCAAAATCTATGCTTACTTCCAACCCATTCCCGTGAAAAATCGAATCCCAAGTATAGAATAATACAAACAAACCGTGTGATCATGCagctaaaaattcaaaaacaaagaaacaaaacaaagcaagCTCTAATCCTAATATTTAGCTTTACAATAAAATCTTATAACTATTTCATATCAATATTCTAAGAGAAACCCAATACTATTTGacttaaaaacaacaaaacaccCAAGACACATAAAcgctaatttatatattatgccCAGTACATACAAACTACGAATTcgataattaaaacattaaaataacagATCAAGaccttatatttttcaagaaataatcTATTATTTTCCACAGATTCTCTATCAGTCTTCGGATTACAAAAACTTCAATGATACAATTAGAGATATAGCTTAATTTCATATAGGAAACTTACTTTTTTCTTCAGTGGCGGCGAAAGAGAGCTTCAAAAGCGAGGGATCTATTCGTGAGAGGAATTAACCGAAAGAGGTTCGACTAAAAGAGAGATTTGGCAGCTTAGCGATTACAATATCGTGCTTGTTCTGACTAGCGTaacttttttttcctcaaataaaaatgatgtaaCACAGAAACTCTTTGGTTGGATGTAGTCTGAGAGagttttcaaaccaaaataaaaaaatagcttgaaaattttataatctaaacaaaattaaaaaaaatcgaTTTCATTCTGTCTAAAccgattaaaaatatatatttctaaatatatattatttaataaaattatatttttttaaaacataatataaatatttaaaataaatattaaatatatatataatataaatgcaaagaataaaaaaaataaatatgaaaaaatcaaattgtacacctaattaattattaaaaaattttatcaaatataattatatatatttattttaagaaaatataatttacgaTTTTGTTTGTGATAATAACTAAGACACTTGACTCATAGAAGggaaacaaaactaaaatatagagagaaaagaaattgaaggaaCATCTAAGTCAAGAGAGAGATTGGATGGAAAAAGcgaatga
It contains:
- the LOC123200079 gene encoding immediate early response 3-interacting protein 1-like; this translates as MGLWTLLEGFLLLANALAIINEDRFLAPKGWSFSEFSAGRTKSLKGQIIGLIYATQYMRVPLILLNAICIVVKLVSG